The Oceanicaulis alexandrii DSM 11625 DNA segment CTCAGTTCACGTCGTAAAAAGCATCTTGGTGGCGAAGCGCAATTTCACCCCAATCAGTTTCTGGATCACGAATAAAAACGGCAGCCCGCCCGATGCTTTTTTCGGGACGCAGATACTCTTCAATAAAGTGATACTTCGGACGGTCGAGATAATCGTCGAAAATCAGCTCCAGCTCGCCCCGCCCCATAGCCATGCTGGCGAGGAAACACGCAGGCCGAAAGCGTCCGTCAACTAGAACCAGGCTAACCTGAGGGGTGCGGTCAGATTGCATGACCCAGGGCGCCAAAGCATACCAGGGAAACAGATGCAGCTTGTCATGGTTCACAGGGCGACCCCATGCTCCGGTTTCACCCACATCGATGTGGTGAACCCGCGGCATGGACCGAACAGCATCAGCCTGCTCCAGAAATGCGCACAGATTTCCGGCCCAGTCCCTATCACTCTCCACGGAGACGACATGCTTGCCCTCAAGCTCTGAGGCGAGAACGGTCGAACCGCCGCTGCCATATTCCAGAATGCTATCATGGCGCTCGTAGGCCTCGGTGACATACTTCGCCACATCGTCCGGGAAAGTCAGTTTGGGACGCTGCATCAGAACTGCTTCACTTGATAATTAAGCCCTTTGAGAGTTGGCATTAATGGACCTGAAGCCGCTGGATGTCCACCATAGGCCTGCACCGCTCTTATCGGGTGCAAACGCTGTCTCTCACGCGCCGAGCACTGTCTTTATGAACTCCGCCTTGGCGTCACGATACTGCGCCATCGAACGCCCCCGATAGGCGCGCTTGAGCGCGTTATAGCGCGCCACCAAAACCTTGTCCGCGATCAAGGCGTCACGAAACGCACTGAATTGATCCAGCTTATCGCCGCGCACGACGAGTTGAACGCCGACTTCGAGGGCGTAGCCGGGCGCTATAAAGGCCGCAAACCCTTCGCGCCGAGCGGAGCGCACATTGGATTGGTGGCTTGTGTCCAGATACGCCAACGCCGCAGGGAAATCCGCCGAGGCGACACGCACTGCGACGTCGAGATCACCCTTGGTTTCACAACCTGGAACAGCGGTCGCGCCCACATGCTCGATCAGCGCCTCGGCGGGCAAGGCGCGCGCGTGCTGGCGACGCCATTTCTCAAACGCGACCTGCGCCTGACGGCGGCATTCGTCTAGATCAGGACTGAGCTGAAAGAGCGTTGAGTCATCTGACATCAGTCGTTTGCAACGGCCGCAGCATCGATCTCTTCAGCCGTGAAGCGCCACTCGCTCTTGCAGTACTCACAGGTCATCTCAACCGAGCCGTCTTCCTTGCTCATATGCTCGCGGTCATCAGCCGGGAAGCGCGCCAGCATTTTGGCCAGACGCGCCCGTCCGCAGGTGCAATAGCGCTTCACCTCACGCTCTGCCTGAACCCGTACGCCGTCTTCGTGGAACAGACGGTACAGCACGCGCCCCGCCGTCAGCTCCGGATCCAGCAGCTCG contains these protein-coding regions:
- a CDS encoding GrpB family protein codes for the protein MSDDSTLFQLSPDLDECRRQAQVAFEKWRRQHARALPAEALIEHVGATAVPGCETKGDLDVAVRVASADFPAALAYLDTSHQSNVRSARREGFAAFIAPGYALEVGVQLVVRGDKLDQFSAFRDALIADKVLVARYNALKRAYRGRSMAQYRDAKAEFIKTVLGA